One window of Saccharopolyspora phatthalungensis genomic DNA carries:
- the rbsK gene encoding ribokinase, whose amino-acid sequence MTTTVAVFGSCNMDLVAYVETAPKQGETVPGREFHTVPGGKGANQAIAAAKAGAAVRMIGAVGEDPFGTQIRETLQKSTVDVSGLRVVPRRSGTAHIVVDAEGGNSIVVVPGANATVDGLVEGDEDLIAGARSLLLQLEIPFSGVAAAAAAGRRNGVRVVLTPAPAVPLSADILSNVDLLVPNEHEAAILAGDADPRRALAALLQLVPEVVITLGARGSLYGNRDGARVEVPSFPVDAVDTTAAGDTFVGVLSTALGEGAEVPEALRLASAGAAVSVQRNGASSSMPTRQEIIDFVATR is encoded by the coding sequence GTGACAACGACTGTGGCCGTATTCGGCAGCTGCAACATGGACCTGGTCGCCTACGTCGAGACCGCGCCCAAGCAGGGCGAGACTGTGCCGGGGCGGGAGTTCCACACGGTGCCCGGCGGCAAGGGCGCCAACCAGGCGATCGCTGCGGCCAAGGCGGGCGCGGCAGTGCGGATGATCGGGGCGGTCGGCGAGGATCCCTTCGGCACCCAGATCCGCGAAACCCTGCAGAAGTCTACTGTGGACGTTTCGGGATTGCGGGTGGTGCCGAGACGCAGCGGGACGGCGCACATCGTCGTAGACGCCGAGGGCGGGAACTCCATCGTCGTGGTGCCGGGCGCCAACGCAACGGTGGACGGACTTGTCGAAGGCGATGAGGACTTGATCGCCGGAGCGCGGAGTTTGCTGCTGCAGCTGGAGATTCCGTTCTCCGGGGTGGCTGCGGCCGCGGCGGCGGGACGTCGCAATGGAGTGCGGGTGGTGCTCACTCCGGCGCCGGCGGTGCCGCTGTCTGCGGACATCCTTTCAAATGTGGATCTGTTGGTGCCCAACGAACACGAGGCGGCGATCCTGGCGGGCGACGCCGACCCGCGCCGCGCGCTGGCCGCGCTACTCCAACTGGTTCCCGAGGTGGTGATCACCCTCGGTGCTCGCGGCTCGCTGTACGGCAACCGCGACGGCGCCCGCGTGGAGGTGCCCAGCTTCCCCGTCGACGCCGTGGACACGACGGCCGCGGGCGACACCTTCGTGGGCGTCCTCAGCACGGCACTCGGCGAGGGCGCCGAGGTGCCCGAGGCACTTCGGCTCGCCTCCGCCGGCGCGGCGGTGTCCGTGCAGCGCAACGGCGCCAGCAGCTCGATGCCCACCCGCCAGGAAATCATCGACTTCGTGGCGACCAGATAA
- a CDS encoding histone-like nucleoid-structuring protein Lsr2, with the protein MAQKVTVQLVDDVDGTPADSTVEFALDGVNYTIDLSAENAAKLRDSLASFVASARKTGGRKRAASKPGKASATPTAADRERNQAIREWARNQGMQVSDRGRIPAEVVEAYDNAE; encoded by the coding sequence GTGGCGCAGAAAGTCACTGTCCAGCTCGTCGACGACGTCGACGGCACACCAGCCGACAGCACCGTCGAGTTCGCCTTGGACGGGGTGAACTACACAATTGACCTGTCCGCCGAAAATGCGGCCAAACTCCGGGACTCGCTGGCGTCTTTCGTGGCCAGCGCGCGGAAGACCGGTGGCCGCAAGCGCGCCGCCAGCAAGCCCGGCAAGGCCTCGGCGACGCCGACCGCTGCCGACCGCGAACGCAACCAGGCCATTCGGGAATGGGCCCGGAATCAGGGGATGCAGGTTTCCGATCGGGGCCGCATTCCGGCCGAGGTCGTCGAGGCTTACGACAACGCTGAGTGA
- a CDS encoding histone-like nucleoid-structuring protein Lsr2, whose translation MAERIQVELVDDIDGSPANHTVTFALDGATYEIDLNDAHAQQLRAVLDRYVKAARAPKPEPARSTRQQERAEEQARQANKQLTEQIRGAAQRTREHLSKKAADRPEPESVKQPEPAEETLFDTSPAEEQKQDAARVPAVSMPQFSSAVD comes from the coding sequence ATGGCCGAGCGGATTCAGGTCGAACTCGTCGATGACATCGACGGGTCGCCAGCCAACCACACCGTCACCTTCGCGCTGGATGGCGCGACGTATGAAATCGATCTGAACGACGCGCATGCTCAACAGCTGCGGGCCGTCCTCGATCGCTACGTCAAGGCGGCGCGCGCCCCGAAGCCGGAGCCGGCGCGCAGCACCCGCCAGCAAGAGCGTGCAGAGGAACAGGCCCGGCAGGCCAACAAGCAGCTCACCGAGCAGATCCGGGGCGCCGCGCAGCGCACCCGCGAGCACCTCAGCAAGAAGGCCGCCGACCGGCCCGAGCCGGAATCGGTCAAACAGCCTGAACCCGCCGAGGAGACGCTGTTCGACACTTCCCCTGCCGAGGAGCAGAAGCAGGACGCCGCGCGCGTCCCGGCGGTCTCGATGCCCCAGTTCTCCTCCGCCGTCGACTGA
- a CDS encoding spermidine synthase, translating into MIELDGHRWIKEPMGEDLQRLWRVDEVLWEGDTAYQHVVIARTGQGVSLFCDDDRQSTEFSQLVYHEAMMVPAFLLAERVERVLIIGSSEGVASQMSVAAGASRVDHVDIDEQCVRVCAEHLPYGYSTEELARVEQGDGPIKLHYADGWGFLDHAPPEGYDIVVVDLPDERPDDADGQHNRLYGLEFIQRCQAVLAAGGVVAFQAGCPTVWRNETLIRAYNRFRSVFDTVAYFGSDEHEWAFLFGRVEQIDDPTNVMLEAFSKSAYRPQTIDEASLIGCTVPPYSVRNQD; encoded by the coding sequence TTGATCGAACTCGACGGGCACCGGTGGATCAAGGAACCGATGGGCGAGGACCTGCAGCGCCTGTGGCGGGTTGACGAGGTGCTGTGGGAGGGCGACACCGCCTACCAGCACGTGGTCATCGCCCGCACCGGGCAGGGCGTCTCGCTGTTCTGCGACGACGACCGGCAGAGCACCGAGTTCTCCCAGTTGGTCTACCACGAGGCGATGATGGTGCCGGCGTTCCTGCTCGCCGAGCGGGTCGAGCGGGTGCTGATCATCGGCTCCAGCGAGGGCGTGGCCAGCCAGATGTCCGTGGCCGCCGGCGCCAGCCGGGTCGACCACGTCGACATCGACGAGCAGTGCGTGCGCGTCTGTGCCGAGCACCTGCCGTACGGCTACAGCACCGAGGAACTCGCCCGCGTCGAGCAGGGTGACGGGCCGATCAAGCTGCACTACGCCGACGGCTGGGGCTTCCTCGACCATGCGCCGCCGGAGGGCTACGACATCGTGGTCGTCGACCTGCCCGACGAGCGGCCCGACGACGCCGATGGCCAGCACAACCGGCTGTACGGCTTGGAGTTCATCCAGCGCTGCCAGGCGGTGCTCGCGGCCGGTGGCGTGGTCGCCTTCCAGGCGGGCTGCCCGACCGTGTGGCGCAACGAGACGCTGATCCGCGCCTACAACCGGTTCCGGTCGGTGTTCGACACGGTCGCCTACTTCGGCTCCGATGAGCACGAGTGGGCGTTCCTGTTCGGTCGGGTCGAGCAGATCGACGACCCGACCAACGTGATGCTGGAGGCTTTCTCCAAGTCCGCCTACCGGCCGCAGACGATCGACGAAGCCAGCCTCATCGGCTGCACCGTCCCCCCGTACTCCGTCCGTAATCAGGATTAA
- the ilvD gene encoding dihydroxy-acid dehydratase: MDDAKLTIDQRTLKPRSSEVTEGMERAAARGMLRAVGMQDDDFAKPQIGVASSWNEITPCNLSLQRLAQAAKEGVHAAGGYPMEFGTISVSDGISMGHVGMHYSLVSREIIADSVETVMEAERMDGSVLLAGCDKSLPGMLMAAARLDLASVFVYAGSILPGRVDDREVTIIDAFEAVGACARGLITRAEVDRIERAICPGEGACGGMYTANTMACAAEALGMSVPGSASPPSVDRRRDAGAREAGRAVVGMLARQLTARQILTKEAFENAIAVTMAFGGSTNAVLHLLAIAREAEVDLRLDDFNRIGDRVPHLADVKPFGRYVMPAVDRIGGVPVVMKALLAAGLLHGDCMTVTGRTVAENLAELDPPELDGEVLHQLSNPIHPTGGLTILRGSLAPDGAVVKSAGFDSASFDGTARVFDGEQGAMDAVENDTLKPGDVVIIRYEGPRGGPGMREMLAVTGAIKGAGLGKDVLLVTDGRFSGGTTGLCIGHVAPEATDGGPIALVQDGDPIRLDLANRTLDLLVDDAELLRRRENWSPPAPRLRKGVLGKYAKLVGSAAEGAVCS, from the coding sequence GTGGACGATGCCAAGCTCACCATTGACCAGCGCACGCTGAAGCCTCGTAGTAGCGAGGTCACCGAAGGAATGGAAAGGGCCGCGGCGCGCGGGATGCTGCGCGCCGTCGGCATGCAAGACGACGACTTCGCGAAGCCGCAAATCGGCGTGGCTTCCTCCTGGAACGAGATCACCCCGTGCAACCTCTCCTTGCAGCGCCTGGCGCAAGCCGCGAAGGAAGGCGTGCACGCGGCCGGCGGCTACCCGATGGAGTTCGGCACCATCTCGGTCTCCGACGGCATCTCGATGGGCCACGTTGGCATGCACTACTCCCTGGTGTCCCGGGAGATCATCGCCGACTCCGTCGAGACCGTGATGGAGGCCGAACGGATGGACGGCTCGGTGTTGCTGGCGGGTTGCGACAAGAGCCTGCCGGGCATGCTGATGGCGGCGGCCCGACTCGACCTGGCCTCGGTGTTCGTCTACGCCGGTTCGATCTTGCCGGGGCGCGTGGATGACCGCGAAGTCACCATCATCGATGCCTTCGAAGCGGTCGGGGCCTGCGCACGCGGCCTGATCACGCGCGCCGAGGTGGACCGCATCGAGCGTGCGATCTGCCCCGGGGAGGGTGCCTGCGGCGGGATGTACACCGCGAACACCATGGCCTGCGCGGCCGAGGCGCTGGGGATGTCGGTGCCGGGGTCGGCAAGCCCGCCGTCCGTGGATCGGCGGCGCGATGCGGGTGCCCGCGAAGCGGGCCGGGCGGTGGTCGGCATGCTGGCGCGGCAGCTGACCGCTCGCCAGATCCTGACCAAGGAGGCGTTCGAGAACGCGATCGCCGTCACGATGGCTTTCGGTGGGTCAACGAATGCGGTGCTGCACCTGCTAGCCATCGCGCGGGAGGCCGAGGTCGACCTGAGGCTGGACGACTTCAATCGGATCGGCGACAGAGTGCCGCACCTGGCCGACGTCAAGCCGTTCGGCCGGTACGTGATGCCCGCGGTGGACCGGATCGGCGGCGTACCAGTGGTGATGAAGGCCCTGCTCGCCGCGGGCCTGCTGCACGGCGACTGCATGACGGTGACCGGTCGGACCGTTGCGGAAAACCTAGCCGAACTCGATCCGCCGGAGCTGGACGGTGAGGTGCTGCACCAGCTGTCGAACCCAATCCACCCCACCGGTGGGCTCACCATCTTGCGGGGCTCGCTGGCGCCGGACGGTGCGGTGGTCAAGAGCGCGGGCTTCGACTCGGCGAGTTTCGACGGCACGGCACGCGTTTTCGACGGCGAGCAGGGCGCGATGGATGCGGTGGAGAACGACACGCTGAAGCCAGGTGATGTGGTCATCATCCGCTACGAGGGACCGCGCGGTGGGCCGGGCATGCGGGAGATGCTCGCCGTCACGGGGGCGATCAAAGGTGCCGGCCTAGGCAAGGACGTTTTGCTGGTCACGGACGGCAGGTTCTCCGGCGGCACCACGGGATTGTGCATCGGCCACGTGGCGCCGGAGGCGACCGACGGTGGGCCGATCGCGCTGGTGCAGGACGGCGACCCGATCCGGCTCGACCTCGCCAACCGCACCCTGGACCTGCTCGTCGACGACGCGGAACTCCTGCGGCGTCGCGAGAACTGGTCGCCACCGGCACCGCGTCTCCGCAAGGGTGTGCTCGGCAAGTACGCGAAACTGGTTGGCTCCGCCGCCGAAGGCGCGGTCTGTTCGTGA
- a CDS encoding ribonucleotide-diphosphate reductase subunit beta, with product MTSPQTPSSGAGLGEIDRAAGRVDVSDKAMINARADVNQLLPLKYGWAWEKYLAGCNNHWMPTEISMQADIALWKSTDGLSDDERLLLKRNLGFFATAESLVANNIVLAVYRHITNPECRQYLLRQAFEEAVHTHTFQYICESLGLDEGELFNMYREIPSISDKDAWALQYTQSLEDPDFATGSTEADQAFLRDLVAFYVIFEGMWFYTGFAQILALGRRNKMVGIAEQYQYILRDESIHLNFGIDCINQIKIENPHLWTPEFQAEIRRMLTEACELEIAYGRDTMPRGLLGINAELCAQYMHFITNRRCAQLGLEPVFPETDNPFPWMSEAMDLKKEKNFFETRVIEYQSGASLQWD from the coding sequence ATGACCTCACCGCAAACACCCTCCTCCGGCGCCGGACTCGGCGAGATCGACCGCGCCGCCGGGCGCGTCGACGTCAGCGACAAGGCGATGATCAACGCCCGCGCCGACGTCAACCAGCTGCTCCCGCTGAAGTACGGCTGGGCGTGGGAGAAGTACCTCGCGGGCTGCAACAACCACTGGATGCCCACCGAGATCTCGATGCAGGCCGACATCGCGTTGTGGAAGTCCACCGACGGCCTCAGCGACGACGAGCGTCTGCTGCTCAAGCGCAACCTCGGATTCTTCGCGACCGCGGAATCCTTGGTGGCCAATAACATTGTGCTCGCCGTCTACCGGCACATCACCAACCCGGAATGCCGCCAGTACCTGCTGCGGCAGGCGTTCGAGGAAGCCGTGCACACGCACACCTTCCAGTACATCTGTGAGAGTCTCGGCCTCGACGAGGGCGAACTTTTCAACATGTACCGGGAGATCCCGTCGATCTCCGACAAGGACGCCTGGGCCCTGCAGTACACCCAAAGCCTGGAAGATCCCGATTTCGCCACCGGCAGCACCGAGGCCGACCAGGCCTTCCTGCGCGATCTGGTCGCCTTCTATGTGATCTTCGAGGGCATGTGGTTCTACACCGGGTTCGCGCAGATCCTGGCGCTGGGCCGGCGGAACAAGATGGTCGGCATCGCCGAGCAGTACCAGTACATCCTGCGTGACGAGTCGATCCACCTGAACTTCGGCATCGACTGCATCAACCAGATCAAGATCGAGAACCCGCACCTGTGGACCCCGGAATTCCAGGCCGAGATCCGCCGCATGCTCACCGAAGCCTGCGAACTGGAGATCGCCTACGGGCGCGACACCATGCCCCGCGGCCTGCTCGGCATCAACGCCGAACTCTGCGCGCAGTACATGCACTTCATCACCAACCGGCGCTGCGCCCAGCTCGGCCTGGAACCGGTGTTCCCGGAGACCGACAACCCGTTCCCCTGGATGTCGGAAGCCATGGACCTGAAGAAGGAGAAGAACTTCTTCGAAACCCGAGTCATCGAATACCAGTCCGGCGCCTCGCTCCAGTGGGACTGA